A part of Limihaloglobus sulfuriphilus genomic DNA contains:
- a CDS encoding IS1634 family transposase produces the protein MFLAFEGCFDSGFGFGTDLPYCIGEFLCDNLGMYLKKHRRKKNGKCNTYYSIAEKRKVSGNRHVEKVVLYLGEISGSQKKAWQRSIEIINEDNKPVHKTLFAFDQDNQSCHDVDTIPVNISKMRLERPRRFGDCWLASEMWDQLGFDRFWSERIDTDRSPVAFSKVLKLLTVSRLIKPSAEYFVHQHWFSQSAMDAILDCDFEIAEKNRLYRCLDRILPYKDELCKYLKDTWQGMFNLEYDILLYDITSTYFEGLCKQNPKSEFGHSKDRRSDCRQVLIALVVTPEGFPLDYEVLQGNTSEKTTLRPLLNKIETMYGKANRVWLMDRGIPTEATLKFMRKNNISYLVGTPRRQLDDYSSELSEKDWEQVNSSVHVKYIEKEGECYVLARSRDRMQKERAMRKRKLRKYLDGLEKLKGYRNYERFYKRLGALQSQAGNAYRCMELDIPGQKERIEAGEFRYHINRQKYRDMIYRDGKYFLRTNQKGKDGKALWNEYMLQCNVEQSFRELKSDLGIRPVYHHKEERVDAHIFVAFISYCLQVTLRHKLRVSACGLTAQAALETMSRIQMLDVTFETLDGRYLLMERYTEPEADQRLILHHLNMDLPLQKPPKIYSSQVKD, from the coding sequence ATGTTTCTGGCCTTTGAGGGGTGTTTTGATTCTGGATTTGGCTTTGGTACAGACCTGCCCTATTGCATAGGTGAATTTCTATGCGATAATTTGGGTATGTATTTGAAAAAGCACAGGCGTAAAAAGAACGGTAAATGCAACACCTATTACAGTATTGCTGAGAAGCGGAAGGTCTCCGGTAATCGGCATGTGGAGAAGGTGGTTCTTTACCTTGGTGAGATCAGCGGCTCTCAAAAGAAGGCCTGGCAGAGATCAATTGAGATAATCAACGAAGATAACAAACCTGTACACAAAACCCTTTTTGCTTTTGATCAGGACAACCAGAGCTGTCACGATGTTGATACGATACCGGTTAACATCTCAAAGATGAGACTGGAACGACCGCGTAGGTTTGGCGATTGCTGGCTGGCTTCTGAGATGTGGGATCAGCTTGGTTTTGACCGCTTCTGGTCAGAGCGGATTGATACAGACAGATCGCCGGTCGCATTCTCAAAAGTCCTCAAGTTGCTTACGGTGAGCAGGCTGATAAAACCTTCTGCCGAATACTTTGTCCATCAGCACTGGTTCAGCCAGAGTGCTATGGACGCCATCCTTGATTGTGATTTTGAGATTGCCGAGAAAAACAGGCTCTACCGTTGTCTTGACCGTATCCTTCCATACAAAGACGAACTTTGCAAATACCTTAAAGACACCTGGCAAGGAATGTTCAACCTTGAGTACGACATCCTGCTCTATGATATCACCAGCACGTATTTCGAGGGGCTATGCAAGCAGAATCCCAAGTCAGAATTCGGCCACAGCAAAGACAGACGCAGTGATTGCAGACAGGTGCTGATAGCCCTTGTTGTTACGCCGGAGGGCTTTCCTCTTGACTACGAAGTACTTCAGGGAAATACATCTGAAAAGACGACATTAAGACCCCTGCTCAACAAGATAGAAACAATGTACGGCAAGGCCAACAGGGTCTGGCTGATGGACAGGGGCATACCAACGGAAGCTACGCTCAAGTTCATGCGTAAGAACAATATAAGCTATCTTGTTGGCACACCCCGCAGACAGCTCGATGATTATAGCAGTGAACTTTCTGAAAAGGACTGGGAGCAGGTAAACAGCAGTGTTCATGTGAAATACATCGAAAAAGAGGGCGAATGCTATGTCCTTGCCAGGAGCAGGGATCGTATGCAAAAGGAGAGGGCCATGCGTAAAAGAAAACTGCGTAAATATCTTGACGGACTTGAAAAACTCAAGGGATATCGCAATTATGAACGTTTTTATAAACGCCTTGGGGCTTTGCAATCGCAGGCCGGTAACGCTTATAGATGTATGGAGCTCGATATTCCGGGGCAAAAGGAGCGGATTGAAGCCGGCGAATTCAGGTATCACATAAACCGGCAGAAATACCGTGATATGATCTATCGTGACGGCAAGTACTTTTTGCGGACCAATCAGAAGGGCAAGGATGGTAAGGCACTCTGGAATGAGTATATGCTGCAGTGCAACGTTGAGCAGTCTTTCAGAGAACTCAAGAGTGATCTTGGCATTCGCCCTGTATATCACCATAAAGAAGAGCGTGTTGATGCCCATATCTTTGTGGCGTTTATAAGTTATTGCCTGCAGGTGACATTGCGGCATAAGCTGCGGGTGAGTGCCTGCGGCCTGACCGCACAGGCTGCCCTGGAAACGATGAGCCGTATCCAGATGCTTGATGTGACATTTGAAACACTTGACGGTCGGTACCTCTTGATGGAGAGGTACACCGAGCCCGAGGCAGATCAGCGTCTGATACTGCACCACCTGAACATGGATCTGCCGCTGCAGAAGCCACCCAAAATATACAGCAGCCAGGTCAAAGATTAA
- a CDS encoding IS1634 family transposase, with product MFLAFEGCFDSGFGFGTDLPYCIGEFLCDNLGMYLKKHRRKKNGKCNTYYSIAEKRKVSGYRHVEKVVLYLGEISGSQKKAWQRSIEIINEDNKPVHKTLFAFDQDNQSCHDVDTIPVNISKMRLERPRRFGDCWLASEMWDQLGFDRFWSERIDTDRSPVAFSKVLKLLTVSRLIKPSAEYFVHQHWFSQSAMDAILDCDFEIAEKNRLYRCLDRILPYKDELCKYLKDTWQGMFNLEYDILLYDITSTYFEGLCKQNPKSEFGHSKDRRSDCRQVLIALVVTPEGFPLDYEVLQGNTSEKTTLRPLLNKIETMYGKANRVWLMDRGIPTEATLKFMRKNNISYLVGTPRRQLDDYSSELSEKDWEQVNSSVHVKYIEKEGECYVLARSRDRMQKERAMRKRKLRKYLDGLEKLKGYRNYERFYKRLGALQSQAGNAYRCVELDIPGQKERIEAGEFRYHINRQKYRDMIYRDGKYFLRTNQKGKDGKALWNEYMLQCNVEQSFRELKSDLGIRPVYHHKEERVDAHIFVAFISYCLQVTLRHKLRVSACGLTAQAALETMSRIQMLDVTFETLDGRYLLMERYTEPEADQRLILHHLNMDLPLQKPPKIYSSQVKD from the coding sequence ATGTTTCTGGCCTTTGAGGGGTGTTTTGATTCTGGATTTGGCTTTGGTACAGACCTGCCCTATTGCATAGGTGAATTTCTATGCGATAATTTGGGTATGTATTTGAAAAAGCACAGGCGTAAAAAGAACGGTAAATGCAACACCTATTACAGTATTGCTGAGAAGCGGAAGGTCTCCGGTTATCGGCATGTGGAGAAGGTGGTTCTTTACCTTGGTGAGATCAGCGGCTCTCAAAAGAAGGCCTGGCAGAGATCAATTGAGATAATCAACGAAGATAACAAACCTGTACACAAAACCCTTTTTGCTTTTGATCAGGACAACCAGAGCTGTCACGATGTTGATACGATACCGGTTAACATCTCAAAGATGAGACTGGAACGACCGCGTAGGTTTGGCGATTGCTGGCTGGCTTCTGAAATGTGGGATCAGCTTGGTTTTGACCGCTTCTGGTCAGAGCGGATTGATACAGACAGATCGCCGGTCGCATTCTCAAAAGTCCTCAAGTTGCTTACGGTGAGCAGGCTGATAAAACCTTCTGCCGAATACTTTGTCCATCAGCACTGGTTCAGCCAGAGTGCTATGGACGCCATCCTTGATTGTGATTTTGAGATTGCCGAGAAAAACAGGCTCTACCGTTGTCTTGACCGTATCCTTCCATACAAAGACGAACTTTGCAAATACCTTAAAGACACCTGGCAAGGAATGTTCAACCTTGAGTACGACATCCTGCTCTATGATATCACCAGCACGTATTTCGAGGGGCTATGCAAGCAGAATCCCAAGTCAGAATTCGGCCACAGCAAAGACAGACGCAGTGATTGCAGACAGGTGCTGATAGCCCTTGTTGTTACGCCGGAGGGCTTTCCTCTTGACTACGAAGTACTTCAGGGAAATACATCTGAAAAGACGACATTAAGACCCCTGCTCAACAAGATAGAAACAATGTACGGCAAGGCCAACAGGGTCTGGCTGATGGACAGGGGCATACCAACGGAAGCTACGCTCAAGTTCATGCGTAAGAACAATATAAGCTATCTTGTTGGCACACCCCGCAGACAGCTCGATGATTATAGCAGTGAACTTTCTGAAAAGGACTGGGAGCAGGTAAACAGCAGTGTTCATGTGAAATACATCGAAAAAGAGGGCGAATGCTATGTCCTTGCCAGGAGCAGGGATCGTATGCAAAAGGAGAGGGCCATGCGTAAAAGAAAACTGCGTAAATATCTTGACGGACTTGAAAAACTCAAGGGATATCGCAATTATGAACGTTTTTATAAACGCCTTGGGGCTTTGCAATCGCAGGCCGGTAACGCTTATAGATGTGTGGAGCTCGATATTCCGGGGCAAAAGGAGCGGATTGAAGCCGGCGAATTCAGGTATCACATAAACCGGCAGAAATACCGTGATATGATCTATCGTGACGGCAAGTACTTTTTGCGGACCAATCAGAAGGGCAAGGATGGTAAGGCACTCTGGAATGAGTATATGCTGCAGTGCAACGTTGAGCAGTCTTTCAGAGAACTCAAGAGTGATCTTGGCATTCGCCCTGTATATCACCATAAAGAAGAGCGTGTTGATGCCCATATCTTTGTGGCGTTTATAAGTTATTGCCTGCAGGTGACATTGCGGCATAAGCTGCGGGTGAGTGCCTGCGGCCTGACCGCACAGGCTGCCCTGGAAACGATGAGCCGTATCCAGATGCTTGATGTGACATTTGAAACACTTGACGGTCGGTACCTCTTGATGGAGAGGTACACCGAGCCCGAGGCAGATCAGCGTCTGATACTGCACCACCTGAACATGGATCTGCCGCTGCAGAAGCCACCCAAAATATACAGCAGCCAGGTCAAAGATTAA
- a CDS encoding nucleotidyl transferase AbiEii/AbiGii toxin family protein has translation MKDFYDVHQLAQEFTFEGTVIKDAIRLTFEKRKTLIPTELPIAFTQRFYDDPVKQIQWNAFINKNCLELVDFSSVVEKIKTFIQPVFSAINKSETFDCTWYPGERWV, from the coding sequence ATGAAAGATTTTTACGATGTACACCAGTTAGCCCAAGAATTTACTTTTGAAGGAACTGTAATAAAAGATGCTATAAGATTAACTTTTGAAAAACGTAAGACTCTCATTCCAACAGAATTGCCCATAGCTTTTACGCAGCGGTTTTATGATGACCCTGTAAAACAAATTCAATGGAATGCATTTATAAACAAGAACTGTCTCGAACTTGTTGATTTTTCATCTGTAGTCGAAAAAATCAAGACATTCATTCAACCTGTTTTTTCAGCCATCAACAAATCAGAGACTTTTGATTGTACATGGTACCCCGGCGAGAGATGGGTATAA
- a CDS encoding nucleotidyl transferase AbiEii/AbiGii toxin family protein, which translates to MRDFLKQQVENVQDTNLARSIVREYLQARTLEFLQENGAFVNWAFVGGTALRFLYSLPRFSEDLDFSTIKPGVEDNFINHMLKIKSRFVAEDYEITVKAKTVKTVKSAFVKFPGLLYYLGLSPLISETISIKVEIDTNPPAGAGLETSIIRKYILLNLQHYDKSSLLAGKLHALSSRKYTKGRDVYDLMWYLSDRTWPEPNIKLLNNALKQTGWEGPVLTNENWRLHIAQRLSEFDWERVIADVRPFIEKAGDLDILTVSNLIKLLNA; encoded by the coding sequence ATGAGAGATTTTTTAAAACAGCAGGTTGAGAATGTTCAGGATACCAATCTTGCCAGATCCATTGTGCGTGAATATCTCCAGGCACGGACTCTTGAATTCCTTCAGGAAAATGGAGCTTTTGTCAACTGGGCTTTTGTTGGCGGTACTGCATTGCGTTTCCTATATTCGCTGCCCAGGTTTTCAGAGGACCTTGACTTTTCTACGATAAAACCCGGGGTGGAGGATAACTTTATTAATCACATGTTAAAGATCAAAAGCCGGTTTGTTGCAGAAGATTATGAAATAACAGTGAAGGCCAAAACTGTAAAGACCGTGAAGTCTGCTTTCGTCAAATTTCCAGGTCTTCTGTATTATCTGGGGTTGTCTCCGTTGATATCTGAGACAATTTCAATCAAGGTGGAAATTGATACCAATCCTCCTGCTGGTGCAGGATTAGAGACGAGTATTATTAGAAAATATATTTTGCTGAATCTGCAGCATTATGACAAAAGCTCTCTACTGGCCGGTAAACTACATGCGTTATCGTCTCGTAAATACACTAAGGGGCGTGATGTGTATGATTTGATGTGGTATCTTTCCGACAGAACATGGCCGGAACCGAATATTAAATTGCTCAATAATGCCTTGAAACAGACAGGGTGGGAAGGTCCGGTATTAACAAACGAAAACTGGCGATTACACATTGCCCAGAGATTGTCAGAATTCGATTGGGAGAGAGTAATAGCAGATGTACGGCCATTCATTGAAAAGGCTGGCGATCTTGATATACTCACGGTATCAAATCTTATTAAGCTGCTAAATGCGTAG
- a CDS encoding LacI family DNA-binding transcriptional regulator yields the protein MPTLNDIARKAGVSAPTVSRILSPKDGVIPAKMSTIQKVRKIAESLNYSPNAAARSLAIRRTDNIGVVLDTLRNTPGESPVWSQILAGVLNEVRLQHLNCMMTVENYSASNKFRLPEAVRQKNVDGLIITHPLGTTDSNVLQEFIDNGVPFVVLSAASSDPRVWSVCCDPNPGYMDAFTYLCELGHRKVGYCVYPQWNAAENREKMFPSKNIFKNYNMEFVPVEVDLAKNSHIQEGQRLAEQIISGGLDITAIVMGDSISAELLNSLNEQGIKVPDDFSIIGLDDTYICQCTSPKLSSLASPLVEMGQIAVRLLQDAVKAKQGGLTVSARNIILPKKFVIRKSTGPLKR from the coding sequence ATGCCTACTCTTAATGACATCGCCAGAAAAGCAGGTGTATCTGCTCCAACTGTCTCAAGGATTCTAAGTCCAAAAGACGGAGTAATTCCTGCGAAAATGAGTACCATTCAAAAGGTACGAAAAATTGCCGAGAGCCTCAATTACTCCCCCAACGCGGCAGCAAGATCACTGGCAATTAGAAGAACGGATAACATTGGTGTTGTTTTAGATACTTTGAGAAACACTCCTGGCGAAAGTCCCGTATGGTCTCAAATTCTGGCAGGAGTCTTAAACGAAGTCAGGCTGCAGCATTTAAATTGCATGATGACCGTAGAGAATTATTCAGCCTCTAATAAATTCAGGCTGCCTGAAGCCGTCCGCCAGAAAAATGTGGATGGATTGATTATAACGCATCCCTTAGGCACAACTGACTCCAATGTCTTGCAGGAATTTATTGATAACGGCGTGCCTTTTGTGGTACTTTCCGCCGCTTCCAGCGATCCAAGGGTATGGTCTGTTTGCTGCGATCCAAACCCCGGCTACATGGATGCATTTACGTATCTCTGCGAGTTAGGACATAGAAAAGTAGGCTACTGCGTTTATCCACAATGGAACGCGGCCGAGAACAGAGAAAAAATGTTCCCCAGTAAAAACATTTTTAAAAACTATAACATGGAATTCGTTCCCGTTGAAGTTGACCTCGCCAAAAATTCACATATTCAAGAAGGACAAAGGCTTGCAGAACAGATAATTTCTGGGGGTCTAGATATTACCGCTATTGTTATGGGGGATTCAATTTCCGCTGAACTCTTAAACTCTCTTAATGAACAGGGAATCAAAGTTCCCGATGACTTCAGTATTATCGGGCTGGATGACACTTATATTTGCCAGTGTACATCACCAAAATTGAGCAGTCTCGCCAGCCCGCTGGTGGAAATGGGACAAATTGCGGTGAGATTGCTGCAAGACGCTGTTAAGGCTAAACAGGGAGGTCTCACCGTTTCCGCCAGAAACATAATTTTGCCTAAGAAATTCGTTATTCGCAAATCCACAGGCCCACTAAAGCGGTAG
- a CDS encoding type IV toxin-antitoxin system AbiEi family antitoxin domain-containing protein, whose amino-acid sequence MKFLAAGENLAQIRLQISRWVKDGRVIRLHKGLYTLADPYRKVACESFSVANMLKQASYVSLHSALAWYGLIPEFVPVVTSITTGRPQTIDTPAGRFEFRHISKKYFWGYRQVEIAAGNAAFIAYPEKALLDLVYMSPCGEDIGFLKELRFQNFEQINQERLDEFAERFNSPKLKKALKNIKIIINESEGIEL is encoded by the coding sequence GTGAAGTTTTTGGCTGCCGGGGAGAATCTGGCTCAGATTCGTTTGCAGATCAGCAGGTGGGTCAAGGATGGGCGGGTTATCAGGCTTCACAAGGGGCTGTATACCCTTGCAGATCCCTACCGCAAGGTCGCCTGCGAGTCATTCTCTGTAGCTAACATGCTTAAGCAGGCATCCTATGTAAGCCTTCATTCTGCCTTGGCTTGGTATGGCCTTATTCCGGAGTTTGTGCCGGTTGTCACAAGCATCACAACCGGCAGACCACAGACAATTGATACACCTGCAGGCAGGTTTGAGTTTCGCCATATCAGTAAAAAGTACTTTTGGGGCTACCGGCAGGTTGAAATTGCTGCCGGCAATGCCGCTTTTATTGCATATCCAGAAAAAGCATTGCTTGACCTTGTATACATGAGCCCCTGCGGAGAAGATATCGGTTTTTTAAAGGAATTGAGGTTCCAGAATTTTGAGCAGATCAATCAGGAAAGACTTGATGAGTTTGCTGAAAGATTTAACAGTCCAAAACTTAAGAAAGCACTCAAAAATATTAAAATTATCATCAATGAGAGTGAGGGAATAGAATTATGA